In Thermanaerovibrio velox DSM 12556, the genomic stretch CCACTCCTTGCCAGTCTGCCTCTTTACTCGGTCCTTTTCCTGAGACAGCAGATGATCCCTTTCCCTCAGGGCCATTTCCTCAGGGACCTCCACTTCACAGGCATCGCAGAGCGCCTGAAGCGCCGCGGTCCTAGCCGCATCCTCGGAACGGGCGGCTAAACTCCTTTCAATACCCTCCCGAATCGCCTTCCGCAGCTCCTCCGCGGTCTTGCACTCCCCACGAGATACTCGCTCCGCAAGTTCATCGGTCAACTCCGGGATAACTACCTTCATTAAGCCCCGTATGGACATGGCGTACCGCACGACCTTCCCAGCCACCTTCGGGTTGTTATAGCCCTCGTCAACCCGTATGTCCACAGAGACCTCATCTCCAACGGATTTACCCACCAGGGCATCAACGATGTCAGGCCTTATAGAAGGATTGGACAGCTCCACTTTGGTAATCTGAGAGTCCTCCAGCTTCTCTCCCAGCTCATCCCCATCCAAAACCCATGAGCTGTAAAGCACCTCCACGACGTCTTCGGAGGTTATGGGCCTTTCTTCCACTACCGGCTCATGGGTAGCGTTGGCCTCTAAAATACGGCCTATCTCCTCCTGAACCATCTCATCGGTCACGGAGAATACCGGCTTCTCCACGGAAAGGGAGGCTATGTCAGGGAAATGCACCTCGGGCCGCAGGGAGAAAGTAAACTCCATCTCCAACGGCTCCCCTTCTTCCACCTTGCCAAGCTTAACCTTAGGATCCTCCATAAGGGTGAGATCATACTCCTGGATGATATCTCCCATCACCCGGGGAAGGATCTGGTCCACCGCCTCTTCATATATGGCCCCCTTCCCCAGGAACAGCTCCAAGGTCTTGCGGGGGACATGGCCCTTACGAAATCCCTTAAGGTTGACCTTCTTGGAGAGATCTCTCACCGCAGCAGATACGGTCTTGGAGAAAGAATCAGCATCCACCACAGCCTTGATCACCAGCTTGTTCTTATCCTGCGAGATTATCTCGGATTTCAACCAACACAACCCCTTTCAGCCCTATACCCGCATGGTATTTGAAGGACAACGGTCAGTATAACACAGCAAACCCCAAAAGGGCACGGCATACCTTAACCCAGATTGGGCGGACACCGGGCCAGCATAGCAATAATGCCGCCCCAAGGGCGGCATTACTCTCTAAAGATGGTGGGTGGTAGAGGATTCGAACCTCTGACCTCCTCCGCGTCAAGGAGGCGTTCTACCCCTGAACTAACCACCCAACGAGCGGCATTCTACAGATTTTAGCTGGATCTGTCAACACATGAGAGCTAGGAAGTAAAATTCCCCCTAAACCACTCGTACATCGCCAACGCAGCGGCAACGCTCACGTTGAGCGATCCCGTCTCCCCAATCATGGGAATTCTAAGCACTTCGTCACAAGAAGTCGCCACTACCCTTCCAAGCCCCTTGCCCTCGGACCCCACCACCAAGGCCATCCTCCTCGGCATGGGCGATTCGAAGATGGACCTCTCACCATTCGCCTCTATCCCAATAACCCAAAGCCCAAGTCGATCCTTTATATCTCTTATCGCCTGGGATACATTACCGATCATAACTATTGGCATTCTAAGGGCCGCTCCGGCACTGCATTTTACCACCGTACCAGTAGGGAGTGCCCCCCTCCTTGAGGGGGTGAGCACCGCAAACATCCCCACAGCCTCAGCAGTCCTTATCATGGCCCCCAGGTTATGAGGATCTTCCACATGGTCTAAAATCAGGATGTTCAAGGGCTTTGAAGGATCCGATGACATAACCATGGAGATCAGGTCTTCCATGCTCAGCATCTTAACCGGCGATACTCGAGCCACAAAGCCCTGATGAGCAGAAGACCCTGCTATGCGGTCCAAGGCCTCAGGATCAAGTTCTTGGAACGGGATCCCCTTCTTTTGACAAAGTCCAACTATCTTATCCCTAAATGGATCACTCCTGCCCTTGGACTTCGACATGTATAATTTAAGACATCCTCCATCCCCCTCCAATAGGGATAGCACTGGATTTTTCCCATATATCACATCAGCCACGTCTTCTTCGAAGGAACCAGGGACCCTTCGCTTCAATTAAACACCACTCCCATCGTCTTCCATCCTCACAGGCAGGGATTGCATCTCCTCCACACCATCACCAGCTAACCCCCTCAAGATGGCTTACTCATAAGTGCTTCACTGATAAAAACCGCCGTATGCCCAACACCTGAAGCCGCCAACTCCTCAGGAGTACCGGTAGCCACTACCCTTCCCCCACCATCCCCACCTTCAGGGCCAAGGTCTATTATGTAATCAACGGACGCAAGGACATCTAAGTTATGTTCTATTATCCAAACTGTATTGCCCTGATCCACAAGCCGGTGGAGCAACACCAGAAGCTTCTTAACGTCCTTGTAGTACAAGCCCGTTGTGGGTTCATCGAGGAGGTAGAGGGTATGCCCTCTAAAACGCTTACCCAACTCCTCCGCAAGCTTGACCCGTTGAGCCTCTCCACCGCTTAACGTAGTGGCAGGCTGTCCAAGTTTGATATAACCCAACCCTGCCTCCTCGAGGCTTCTAAGCCTGCCGATTATCTTTGGTATATCCCGAAACACCTCCATTGCCTCCTCAACGGAGAGTTCCAAAACATCGGCTATGCTGAGCCCCTTATAACGAACCTCCAGGGTCTCTCGGTTGTACCTCTTGCCCTTGCAAACCTCGCATACCACATAAGCATCCGGCAGGAACAGCATCGGAACTTTTATCACGCCCTCCCCCCTACAAGCCTCACAACGCCCACCTTTCACGTTGAAGCTGAACCTGCCCATCTCATACCCTCGTACTCTAGCCTCGGGAAGCTGGGCGAAGAACTCCCTTATTGCTGTAAAAACCCCAGTATACGTGGCAGGGTTGGAGCGGGGGGTCCTTCCAATTGGACTTTGATCCACCAAGACCACGTTTCTTATTCCCTCATACCCCTCCATTTCACGGAAGTGACCGGGACGTATGCGAAACCTCTCATCGAGTCTGGCTCTCAAGCCCTTGTATAATATCTCGTACAGCAAGGTGCTCTTCCCGGATCCAGAAACCCCGCTAAGGGCCCCCAACACCCCCAATGGGAAGCTAACATCCACATCCTTCAAGTTGTTTTCACGACAACCTTTAATGGATAGGTGCCCTTTCGGGGTCCTCCGCCCACCAGGAAGTGTAACCCTGCCGTCATCTTCTCCCCTTAGGTAAACAGCTGTAGCACTGTCACCCTTCTCAAAACTAGGCATTGGACCGCTAGCGACGAGCTTTCCTCCACGTTCCCCTGCTCCAGGCCCAAGTTCAATCAGGTAATCTCCTGCCTTCATGGTTTCCCTATCATGCTCGACCAATACAACCGTATTCCCAAGGTCTTTGATGGCCTTCAGCGTATCAAGAAGGCGTCCGGTGTCCCTGGGGTGTAAACCTATGGTGGGCTCATCTAACACGTAAAGGACACCTGTCAGCTTCGATCCTATCTGTGTAGCCAGCCTTATCCTCTGAGTTTCCCCTCCGCTTAGGCTGTCCGCCCTTCGCGACAGGGACAGATATCCAGCCCCTACGTTACACATGAAGGACAGCCGCCTTACCACCTCATCAAGAGCCACCTGAACAACCAACAACCTGGCTTCATCCAATTTAACATCCATTAGAAGCTGGAGAAGCCTCTCCACTGGCATATCGCTAA encodes the following:
- the tig gene encoding trigger factor encodes the protein MKSEIISQDKNKLVIKAVVDADSFSKTVSAAVRDLSKKVNLKGFRKGHVPRKTLELFLGKGAIYEEAVDQILPRVMGDIIQEYDLTLMEDPKVKLGKVEEGEPLEMEFTFSLRPEVHFPDIASLSVEKPVFSVTDEMVQEEIGRILEANATHEPVVEERPITSEDVVEVLYSSWVLDGDELGEKLEDSQITKVELSNPSIRPDIVDALVGKSVGDEVSVDIRVDEGYNNPKVAGKVVRYAMSIRGLMKVVIPELTDELAERVSRGECKTAEELRKAIREGIERSLAARSEDAARTAALQALCDACEVEVPEEMALRERDHLLSQEKDRVKRQTGKEWEDFLKESGTDEEKLGEEMLARARDLIKKELVLWALADREGIEVAPEDLEEEIRRVSASVGIEEAKFRSFLASNRSRLDEMASSIRKRKTLDWLMSNIKIEEVPQA
- the rlmB gene encoding 23S rRNA (guanosine(2251)-2'-O)-methyltransferase RlmB, coding for MKRRVPGSFEEDVADVIYGKNPVLSLLEGDGGCLKLYMSKSKGRSDPFRDKIVGLCQKKGIPFQELDPEALDRIAGSSAHQGFVARVSPVKMLSMEDLISMVMSSDPSKPLNILILDHVEDPHNLGAMIRTAEAVGMFAVLTPSRRGALPTGTVVKCSAGAALRMPIVMIGNVSQAIRDIKDRLGLWVIGIEANGERSIFESPMPRRMALVVGSEGKGLGRVVATSCDEVLRIPMIGETGSLNVSVAAALAMYEWFRGNFTS
- the uvrA gene encoding excinuclease ABC subunit UvrA → MEDIIRIRGARQHNLQGIDVDIPKNTITVITGPSGSGKSSLAFDTLYAEGQRRYVESLSAYARQFLGMQDKPDVDEITGLSPAISIEQKGTGHNPRSTVGTVTEIYDYLRLLFSRAGQPYCPSCGEPVVKHSVDEMVDLVFSRFNHSKLEVYAPMVRGKKGEFKNLLDSLRKQGFMRVKVDGSLLWLDEEIALNKNTRHDISVLVDRFTLDEDRRGRLVEAIEASVRLSGGFVRFEFGDDWMDLTEQYICPSCGVSIPELDPALFSFNSPKGACPKCSGLGSREFFSEHLAIIPGMSVMDGGILPWKPGHYMLGKLQRLASVMGWDLSVPYGELDESVKKAIISGSDIRLSLPFKETGDEYVGRYEGLIPWLERRWDRTDSDSVREELARYRDESPCSACGGRRLRPEALAVKFAGHTIDQLSDMPVERLLQLLMDVKLDEARLLVVQVALDEVVRRLSFMCNVGAGYLSLSRRADSLSGGETQRIRLATQIGSKLTGVLYVLDEPTIGLHPRDTGRLLDTLKAIKDLGNTVVLVEHDRETMKAGDYLIELGPGAGERGGKLVASGPMPSFEKGDSATAVYLRGEDDGRVTLPGGRRTPKGHLSIKGCRENNLKDVDVSFPLGVLGALSGVSGSGKSTLLYEILYKGLRARLDERFRIRPGHFREMEGYEGIRNVVLVDQSPIGRTPRSNPATYTGVFTAIREFFAQLPEARVRGYEMGRFSFNVKGGRCEACRGEGVIKVPMLFLPDAYVVCEVCKGKRYNRETLEVRYKGLSIADVLELSVEEAMEVFRDIPKIIGRLRSLEEAGLGYIKLGQPATTLSGGEAQRVKLAEELGKRFRGHTLYLLDEPTTGLYYKDVKKLLVLLHRLVDQGNTVWIIEHNLDVLASVDYIIDLGPEGGDGGGRVVATGTPEELAASGVGHTAVFISEALMSKPS